Within the Thermus oshimai DSM 12092 genome, the region ACATGGTGGACGACCCGGAGCTTTTGGACCTGGTGGAGATGGAGGTGCGGGACCTTCTGAACCAGTACGAGTTTCCTGGGGACGAGGTTCCGGTGATCCGTGGGAGTGCGCTTTTAGCGCTGGAGCAGATGCACAAGAACCCCCAGACGAAGCGTGGGGAGAACGAGTGGGTGGANCGGATTTGGGAGNTGTTGGACGCGATTGACGAGTACATTCCCACGCCGGTGCGGGACGTGGACAAGCCGTTCTTGATGCCGGTGGAGGACGTATTTACGATCACGGGTCGTGGGACGGTGGCCACGGGCCGGATTGAGCGGGGGAAGGTGAAGGTTGGGGACGAGGTGGAGATTGTGGGGCTGGCTCCTGAGACGCGGAGGACGGTGGTGACTGGGGTGGAGATGCACCGTAAGACGCTGCAGGAGGGGCTGGCTGGGGACAATGTGGGGTTGTTGTTGCGTGGGGTAAGCCGGGAGGAGGTGGAGCGGGGCCAGGTGTTGGCGAAGCCTGGGAGCATTACTCCGCACACGAAGTTTGAGGCGTCGGTGTACATCTTGAAGAAGGAGGAGGGCGGGCGGCACACGGGGTTTTTTTCGGGGTACCGTCCGCAGTTTTACTTTCGGACGACGGATGTGACGGGGGTGGTGGAGTTGCCCCAGGGGGTGGAGATGGTGATGCCTGGGGACAACGTGACGTTTACGGTGGAGCTGATCAAGCCGGTGGCGTTGGAGGAGGGCTTGCGGTTTGCCATCCGGGAGGGTGGGCGGACCGTGGGCGCCGGCGTGGTCACCAAGATCCTGGAGTGAGGTGAGGCATGCCCAAGATCCGAATCAAGCTGCGGGGCTTTGACCACAAGACCCTGGACGCCTCGGCCCAGAAGATCGTGGAGGCCGCCCGGCGTTCCGGGGCCCAGGTCTCCGGCCCCGTTCCCTTGCCCACCCGGGTGCGCCGCTTCACCGTGATCCGGGGGCCTTTCAAGCACAAGGACTCCCGGGAGCACTTTGAGCTCCGCACCCACAACCGTCTGGTGGACATCATCAACCCCAACCGCAAGACCATCGAAAGCCTCATGTCCCTGGACCTTCCCACCGGGGTGGAGATCGAGATCAAGACCGTGGGAGGTGGCAAGTGAAGGGCATCCTGGGCACCAAGGTGGGCATGACCCGCATCTACAAAGACGACCGGGCCATCCCCGTCACCGTCATCCTGGCGGGGCCCTGCCCGGTGGTCCAGCGCCGCACCCCCGAGAAGGACGGCTACACCGCGGTCCAGCTGGGCTTTCTGCCCCAGAACCCCAAGCGGGTCAACCGTCCCATGAAGGGCCACTTCGCCAAGGCGGGGGTGGAGCCGGTGCGCATCCTTAGGGAGATCCGGGACTTCAGCCCCGAGAAGGACGTGGTGACCGTGGACATCTTCCAGCCTGGGGAGCGGGTGGACATCACCGGCACCTCCAAGGGGCGGGGCACCGCGGGCGTGATGAAGCGCTGGAACTTCGCGGGCGGGCCCGATTCCCACGGCGCCCACAAGATCCACCGCCACCCCGGCTCCATCGGCAACCGCAAGACCCCGGGCCGGGTGTACAAGGGCAAGCGCATGGCGGGCCGCTACGGGGCGGAGCGGGTTACGGTGGTGAACCTCGAGGTGGTGGACGTCATCCCCGAGGAGAACCTCCTTCTGGTCAAGGGCGCGGTGCCCGGGCCCAACGGAGGCCTCCTCATCGTGCGCGAGACCAAGAAGGTGGCCAAGTAAAGGTGAAGGAGGACATGGTGTACCAGATTCCTGTGCTCTCCTCTTCCGGCACCCGGGAGCTTTCCGCCGAGCTGCCGGCGGAGATCAACCCCCACCTGCTTTGGGAGGTGGTGCGCTGGCAGCTGGCGAGCCGCCGCCGGGGCACGGCCAGCACCAAGACCCGGGGGGAGGTGGCCTACTCCAGCCGCAAGATCTATCCCCAGAAGCACACCGGCCGTGCCCGGCACGGGGACATCGGCGCGCCCATCTTCGTGGGCGGCGGGACGGTCTTTGGGCCCAAACCCCGGGACTACAGCTACACCCTGCCCAAGAAGGTGCGGAAGGCGGGCCTGGCCATGGCCGTGGCCGACCGGGCCCGCGAGGGGAAGCTCCTCCTGGTGGAGGACTTCGCTGGGGTGAACGGCCGGACCAAGGAGTTTTTGGCCTGGGCCAAGGGAGCCGGGCTTAACGGGGAGGAGACGGTGCTCCTGGTGGCCCAAGACGAACGGGTCCGCCGGGCGGCCCGCAACCTGCCCTGGGTGGTCACCCTGGCCCCGGAGGGCCTGAACGTGTACGACATCCTGCGCACCGAGCGCCTGGTCATGGACCTTGCGGCCTGGCAGGCCTTCCAGGCCCGCCTGGGGGGTGAGGCATGAAGACCGCGTACGATGTGATCCTGGCCCCCGTGCTCTCGGAGAAGGCCTACGCCGGCTTCGCCGAGGGCAAGTACACCTTCTGGGTCCACCCCAAGGCCACCAAGACGGAGATCAAGAACGCGGTGGAGGAGGCCTTTAAGGTCAAGGTGGTGGGGGTGAACACCCTCAAGGTGCGGGGGAAGAAGAAGCGCCTGGGCCGCTACATGGGCCGGCGCCCCGACCGCAAGAAGGCCATCGTGCAGGTGGCCCCCGGGCAGAAGATCGAGGCCTTGGAGGGCCTCATCTAAAAGACCATCCGGGAGGGGAGCCCGGGCCCCGATCCGGAGGGAGGAAACCCAATGGGGATCAAGAAGTTCAAACCCTACACGCCGAGCCGCCGCTTCATGACGGTGGCGGACTTCTCCGAGATCACCAAGACCGAGCCGGAGAAGTCCCTGGTCAAGCCCCTGAAGAAGACGGGTGGGCGGAACAACCAGGGCCGCATCACCGTGCGCTTCCGTGGGGGCGGGCACAAAAGGCTTTACCGCATCATCGACTTCAAGCGCTGGGACAAGGCGGGCATCCCCGCCAAGGTGGCGGCCATAGAGTACGACCCCAACCGCTCCGCCCGCATCGCCCTCCTCCACTACGCCGATGGGGAGAAGCGCTACATCATCGCCCCCGAGGGCCTGCAGGTGGGCCAGCAGGTTCTGAGCGGGCCCGATGCCCCCATCGCCGTGGGCAACGCCCTCCCCTTGCGCTTCATCCCCGTGGGCACCGTGGTGCACGCGGTGGAGCTGGAGCCCAAGAAGGGGGCCAAGCTCGCCCGCTCCGCGGGGACCAGCACCCAGATCCAGGGCCGGGAGGGGGACTACGTGATCCTGCGCCTGCCTTCTGGGGAGCTCCGCAAGGTCCACGGGGAGTGCTACGCCACCGTGGGGGCGGTGGGCAACGCGGACCACAAGAACATCGTCCTGGGCAAGGCCGGGCGCACCCGCTGGCTTGGGCGCAAGCCCCACGTGCGCGGTGCGGCCATGAACCCGGTGGACCACCCCCACGGCGGTGGTGAGGGCCGGGCCCCCCGGGGCCGTCCCCCCGCTTCCCCCTGGGGCTGGCAGACCAAGGGGCTTAAGACCAGGAAGCGCCGCAAGCCCTCCAGCCGCTTCATCATCGCCCGGCGCAAGAAGTGAGGTGAGGTATGCCGCGTAGCTTGAAGAAAGGCGTCTTCGTAGATGACCACCTCCTGGAGAAGGTGCTGGAGCTGAACGCCAAGGGCGAGAAGCGGCTCATCAAGACCTGGAGCCGCCGCTCCACCATCGTCCCGGAGATGGTCGGCCACACCATTGCCGTCTACAACGGCAAGCAGCACGTGCCCGTCTACATCACGGAGAACATGGTGGGCCACAAGCTGGGTGAGTTCGCCCCCACCCGCACCTACCGGGGGCACGGCAAAGAGGCCAAGGCCACCAAGAAGAAGTAGCCATGGAAGCGAAAGCCATTGCCCGATACGTGCGCATCGCCCCCAGGAAGGTCCGGCTGGTGGTGGACCTGATCCGGGGGAAGAGCCTCGAGGAGGCCCGCGCCCTCCTGCGCTACACCCCCAAGCGGGGGGCCTACCACGTGGCCAAGGTGCTGGAGTCCGCCGCCGCCAACGCCGTGAACAACCACGACATGCTGGAGGACCGCCTCTACGTGAAGGCGGCCTTCGTGGACGAGGGCCCCGCCCTCAAGCGGGTTCTGCCCCGGGCCCGGGGCCGGGCGGACATCATCAAGAAGAAGACCAGCCACATCACCATCATCCTGGGGGAGAAGCATGGGAAATAAAATCCACCCCATCGGTTTTCGGCTCGGCATCACCCGGGACTGGGAGTCCCGCTGGTACGCGGGCAAGAGGCAGTACCGCCACCTTCTGGTGGAGGACCAGAACATCCGCGAGTTCCTCACCAAGGAGCTCTACCCCGCGGGGCTGGCCCGGATTGACATCGAGCGGGCGGCGGACAACGTGGCCGTGACCGTGCACGTGGCCAAGCCCGGCGTGGTCATCGGCCGGGGGGGGGAGAAGATCAAGGTCCTCCGCGACCAGCTCTCCAAGCTCACCGGGAAGAACGTGGCCCTGAACGTCCAGGAGATCCACAACCCCAACCTCTCCGCGCCCCTGGTGGCCCAGCGGGTGGCGGAGCAGATCGAAAGGCGCTTCGCCGTGCGCCGGGCCATCAAGCAGGCGGTGCAGCGGGTCATGGAGTCCGGGGCCAAGGGGGCCAAGGTCATCGTTTCGGGCCGCATCGGCGGGGCGGAGCAGGCCCGCACCGAGTGGGCCGCGGAGGGCCGGGTGCCCCTTCACACCCTGCGTGCTAACATAGACTACGGCTTTGCCCTGGCCCGCACCACCTATGGGGTGCTGGGGGTTAAGGCGTACGTCTTCCTGGGCGAGGTGATCGGCGGCCAGAAGTCCAAGGCCCGCCCCGAGGCCCCGAAAGGGGAGGAGCGGCCCCGCCGCCGCCGCCCGGCCGTGCGCGTGAAGAAGGAGGAGTAGGCCATGCTGATGCCCAGGCGCATGAAGTACCGGAAGCAGCACCGCGGCCGCATGCGGGGGGCCGCCAAGGGTGGGGACTACGTGGCCTTCGGGGACTATGGCCTCGTGGCCCTCGAGCCCGCCTGGATCACCTCCCAGCAGATCGAGGCCGCCCGTGTGGCCATGGTGCGCCACTTCCGGCGCGGCGGGAAGATCTTCATCCGCATCTTCCCCGACAAGCCCTACACCAAGAAGCCCCTGGAGGTGCGGATGGGTAAGGGGAAGGGCAACGTGGAGGGGTACGTGGCCGTGGTCAAGCCGGGCCGGGTGATGTTTGAGGTGGCGGGGGTCACGGAGGAGCAGGCCCTCGAGGCCCTGCGCATCGCCGGCCACAAGCTCCCCATCAAGACCAAGATCGTGCGGAGGGACGCCTACGATGAAGCTCAGTGAGGTCAAAAAGGCCCTGGAGGAGGCCCGCAAGCTCTCCCCGGTGGAGCTGGAGAAGCTCATCCGGCAGAAGAAGCGGGAGCTCATGGAGCTCCGCTTCCAGGCCTCCATCGGCCAGCTCTCCCAGAACCACAAGATCCGGGAGACGCGGAAGATGATCGCCCGGCTCCTCACGGTCTGGAACGAGAAGAGGAGGCAGAATGCCTAAGAAGGTGCTGACCGGGGTGGTGGTGAGCGACAAGATGCAGAAGACCGTGGCGGTCCTGGTGGAGCGCCAGTTCCCCCACCCCCTTTACGGCAAGGTCATCAAGCGGTCTAAAAAGTACCTGGCGCACGACCCCAACGACGAGTACAAGGTGGGGGACGTGGTGGAGATCATCGAGGCCCGCCCCATCTCCAAGCGCAAGCGCTTCCGGGTCCTGCGCCGGGTGGAGGAGGGCCGGATGGACCTGGTGGAGAAGTACCTGGTCCGCCGCCAGAACTACCTGAGCCTTTCCAAGCGGGGAGGTAAGGCATGATCCAGCCCCAGACCTACCTGGAGGTGGCCGACAACACCGGGGCCCGCAAGATCATGTGCATCCGGGTGCTCAAGGGGAGCAACGCCAAGTACGCCACCGTGGGGGACGTCATCGTGGCCAGCGTCAAGGAGGCCATCCCCCGGGCTTCGGTGAAGAAGGGGGACGTGGTCAAGGCGGTGGTGGTGCGCACCAAGAAGGAGGTCAAGCGCCCCGACGGCTCCGCCATCCGCTTTGACGACAACGCCGCGGTGATCATCAACAACCAGCTGGAGCCCAGGGGAACCCGGGTCTTCGGCCCCGTGGCCCGGGAGCTCAGGGAGAAGGGCTTCATGAAGATCGTCTCCCTGGCGCCGGAGGTGCTCTGATGCAGCCCAAGCTACACGTGAAGAAGGGGGACACCGTCTTGGTGGCCTCCGGGAAGTACAAGGGGCGGACCGGTAAGGTCAAGCAGGTCCTGCCCAAGAAGTACGCGGTCATCGTGGAGGGGGTGAACATCGTCAAGAAGGCGGTGCGCCCCAGCCCCAAGCACCCCCAGGGCGGCTTTGTGGAGCAGGAGGCCCCCCTGCACGCCTCCAAGGTGCGGCCCATCTGCCCTTCCTGCGGCAAGCCCACCCGGGTGCGCAAGAAGGTTCTGGAGGACGGCCGTAAGGTGCGGGCCTGCGCCAAGTGCGGCGGCGTTCTAGACGTGGAGGAGTGAGATGCCTCTGGAAGTGGCCCTGAAGAAGAAGTACTACGAGGAAGTCCGGCCCGAGCTCATCCGCCGCTTCGGGTACCAGAACATCTGGGAGGTGCCCCGCCTGGAGAAGGTGGTGGTGAACCAGGGGCTGGGGGAGGCCAAGGAGGACGCCCGCATCCTGGAGAAGGCGGCTCGGGAGCTGGCCCTCATCACCGGCCAGAAGCCCGCCGTCACCCGGGCCAAGAAGTCCATCTCCAACTTCAAGCTCCGCAAGGGCATGCCCATCGGCCTTAGGGTCACCCTGCGGGGGGATCGGATGTGGATCTTCCTGGAGAAGCTCCTCAACGTGGCCCTGCCCCGCATCCGCGACTTCCGGGGCGTGAACCCGAATAGCTTTGACGGCCGGGGGAACTACAACCTGGGCCTCCGGGAGCAGCTCATCTTCCCCGAGATCACCTACGACATGGTGGATGCCCTGAGGGGGATGGACATCGCGGTGGTCACCACCGCCAAGACCGACGAGGAGGCCCGGGCCCTGTTGGAGCTTTTGGGCTTCCCCTTCCGCAAGTGAGGGCGAGATGGCGAGAAAAGCGCTGATTGAGAAGGCCAAAAGGACCCCTAAGTTCAAGGTGCGGGCCTACACCCGGTGCGTGCGCTGCGGGCGGGCCAGGAGCGTTTACCGCTACTTCGGCATCTGCCGGCTTTGCCTGAGGGAGCTCGCGCACAAGGGGCAGCTGCCCGGGGTGAGGAAGGCCAGCTGGTAGGGCGGTGGCCGGTCGGGGGGTTTCCCTCGAGACCGCACGGCCTAAGGGCATGAGGTAAAAGGAGAGAGGAAATGCTGACGGACCCCATCGCCGACATGCTGACCCGGATTCGGAACGCCACCCGGGTCTACAAGGAGAGCACGGAGGTGCCCGCCTCCCGCCTCAAGGAGGAGATCCTCAGGATCCTGGCGCGGGAGGGCTTCATCAAGGGGTACGAGCGGGTGGAGGTGGACGGCAAGCCCGTCTTGCGCATCCACCTCAAGTACGGTCCCCGGCGCCAGGGCCCCGACCCCAGGCCCGAGCAGGTCATCAACCACATCCGCCGCATCAGTCGGCCCGGGCGGCGGGTGTACGTGGGGGTGAAGGAGATCCCCCGGGTGCGCCGGGGCTTGGGGATCGCCATCCTTTCCACGTCCAAGGGCGTCCTCACCGACCGCGAGGCCAGGAAGCTCGGCGTGGGCGGCGAGCTCATCTGCGAGGTGTGGTGATGTCTAGGATCGGCAAGATGCCCATTCCCTTGCCCAAGGGGGTGACCGTGGAGGTGACCCCGGGGCTCGTGAGGGTGAAGGGGCCCAAGGGCGAGCTTTCCGTGCCCGTGAGCCCCGAGATGAAGATCACGGTGGAAGACGGGGTGGTCCGGGTGGAGCGCCCCTCGGACGACCGCCGCCATCGAAGCCTCCACGGCCTCACCCGCACCCTCATCGCCAACGCGGTGAAGGGGGTGGCCGAGGGGTACGCCAAGGAGCTCCTCATCAAGGGCATCGGCTACCGGGCCCGGCTGGTGGGGCGGGCGGTGGAGCTTTCCGTGGGCTACAGCCACCCGGTGGTGGTGGAGCCCCCGGAGGGGATCACCTTTGAGGTGCCCGAGCCCACCAAGATCCGGGTCCTGGGGATTGACAAGCAGAAGGTGGGCCAGGTGGCCGCCAACCTGAGGGCCATCAAGAAGCCCAGCGCCTACCACGAGAAGGGCATCTACTACGCGGGCGAGCCCGTCCGCCTCAAGCCCGGCAAGGCTGGGGCCAAGAAGTAGGAGGAGGCATGGCACGGCTAACCGCTTTTGAGCGTCGGAAGTTCCGGGTGCGCAACCGCGTCAAGCGCTCCGGGCGTCTCAGGCTTTCCGTTTTCCGCAGCCTCAACCACATCTACGCCCAGATCATCGACGACGAGAAGGGCGAAACCCTGGTGGCCGCTTCCAGCCTGGCCCTGAAGCTGAAGGGCAACAAGACGGAGGTGGCCCGGCAGGTGGGGCGGGCCTTGGCGGAGAAGGCCTTGGCCAAGGGGATCAAGCAGGTGGCCTTTGACCGCGGGCCTTACAAGTACCACGGCCGGGTGAAGGCCCTGGCCGAGGGGGCCCGGGAGGGTGGCCTCGAGTTCTAAGGAGGGACCATGCCCGAGACCGATTTTGAGGAGAAGATGATCCTGGTGCGGCGCACCGCCAAGACCTACCAGGGCGGCCGCCGCTTCCGCTTCGGCGCCCTGGTGGTGGTGGGGGACCGGCAGGGCCGGGTGGGCCTGGGCCTGGGCAAGGCCAAGGAGGTGCCCCTGGCGGTGCAGAAGGCGGGGTACTACGCCCGCCGCAACATGGTGGAGGTGCCCCTTCTGAACGGCACCATCCCCCACGAGGTGGAGGTGGAGTACGGGGCCTCCAAGATCCTCCTCAAGCCCGCGGCCCCCGGCACCGGGGTGATCGCGGGGGCCGTGCCCCGGGCCATCCTGGAGCTTGCCGGGGTGACGGACATCCTCACCAAGGAGCTGGGGAGCCGCAACCCCATCAACATCGCCTACGCCACCCTCGAGGCCCTGCGCCAGCTTAAGACCAAGGACGAGGTGGCCCGCCTCAGGAAGGGCAAGGAGGAGTGATGCCCAGGCTCAAGGTCAAGCTGGTGAAAAGCCCCATCGGCTACCCCAAGGACCAGAAGGCGGCCCTTAAAGCCCTGGGGCTCACCCGCCTGCAGAAGGAGCGGGTGCTGGAGGATACCCCCGCCGTCCGGGGCAACGTGGAGAAGGTCCGCCACCTTCTCCAGGTGGAGGTGCTGGAATGAAGCTCACGGATCTAAAGCCCAATCCAGGGGCCAACAAAAAGCGCAAGCGCGTGGGCCGGGGGCCGGGCTCCGGGCACGGCAAGACGGCCACCCGGGGCCACAAGGGCCAGAAGTCCCGCTCCGGCGGGCTTAAGGACCCCCGCCGCTTTGAGGGCGGGCGCTCCACCACCCTGATGCGCCTGCCCAAGCGGGGCATGCAGGGCCAGGTGCCCGGGGAGATCAAGCGCCCCAAGTACCAGGGGGTGAACCTCAAGGACCTGGCCCGCTTTGAGGGGGAGGTGACCCCGGAGCTTCTGGTCCAGGCCGGCCTCCTCAAGAAGGGGTACCGGCTGAAGGTCCTGGGGGAAGGGGAGGCCAAGCCCCTTAAGGTGGTGGCCCACGCCTTCTCCAAGAGCGCCTTGGAAAAGCTGAAGGCCGCGGGCGGCGAGCCCGTCCTTCTGGAGGCCTAAGATGCTGAAGGCCTTCCGGAGCGCCCTCCAGATCCCCGAGCTCCGCCAGCGCATCCTCTTCACCCTCTTGGTGCTGGCCGCCTACCGCCTGGGGGCCTTTATCCCCACCCCGGGGGTGGACCTGGACAAGATCCAGGAGTTCCTGCGCACCACCCAGGGTGGGGTGTTCGGCATCATCAACCTCTTCTCCGGCGGGAACTTTGAGCGCTTCTCCATCTTCGCCTTGGGGATCATGCCCTACATCACCGCGGCCATCATCATGCAGCTTCTGGTCACGGTGGTCCCGGCCCTGGAGAAGCTCTCCAAGGAGGGGGAGGAGGGCCGCCGCGTCATCAACCAGTACACCCGGATCGGCGGCATCGCTCTGGGGGCCTTCCAGGGCTTCTTCCTGGCCACGGCCTTCCTGGGGGCCGAAGGGGGGCGGTTCCTCTTGCCCGGCTGGTCCCCGGGGCCCTTCTTCTGGATGGTGGTGGTGGTCACCCAGGTGGCGGGCATCGCCCTCCTCCTCTGGATGGCGGAGCGCATCACGGAGTACGGCATCGGCAACGGCACCAGCATGATCATCTTCGCTGGCATCGTGGTGGACTGGCTGCCCCAGCTCCTGCGTACCGTGGGCCTCATCCGCACCGGGGAGGTGAACCTGGTGGCCTTCCTCTTCTTCCTGGCCTTCATCGTCCTGGCCTTTGCCGGGATGGTGGCGGTGCAGCAGGCAGAACGGCGCATCCCCGTCCAGTACGCCCGCAAGGTGGTGGGCCGCCGGGTGTATGGGGGGCAGGCCACCTACATCCCCATCAAGCTGAACGCCGCCGGGGTCATCCCCATCGTCTTCGCCGCGGCCATCCTGCAGATCCCCATCTTCCTCGCCGCCCCCTTCCAGGACAACCCCGTCCTCCAGGCCATCGCCAACTTCTTCACCCCCACCCGCCTCTCCGGCCTCCTCATCGAGGTGGTCCTCATCGTCCTTTTCACCTACGTGTACACCGCGGTGCAGTTTGACCCCAAGCGCATCGCGGAAAGCCTCCGGGAGTACGGGGGCTTCATCCCCGGCATCCGCCCGGGGGAGCCCACGGTGAAGTTCCTGGAGCACATCGTCTCCCGCCTCACCCTGTGGGGGGCGCTCTTCTTGGGGCTGGTGGCCGCCCTGCCCCAGATCATCCAGAACCTCACCGGGGTCCAGAGCATCGCCTTCTCTGGGATAGGGCTCCTCATCGTGGTGGGCGTGGCCCTGGACACCTTGAGGCAGATTGAAAGCCAGCTGATGCTCCGGAACTACGAGGGGTTCCTCTCCAAGGGCCGCATCCGCGGCCGCACCCGCTAGGAGGCAGCATGGGGGAAGCGGTGATCTTCTTGGGGCCGCCGGGGGCGGGGAAGGGCACCCAGGCGGCGAGGCTTTCCGAGGAGCTGGGCTTTAAGAAGCTCTCCACGGGGGACCTCCTCCGGGACCACGTGGCCCGAAAGACCCCTTTGGGGGAACGGGTGCGCCCCATCATGGAGCGGGGCGACCTGGTGCCCGACGACCTCATCCTGGACCTCATCCGGGAGGAGCTCTCGGAGCGGGTGATCCTGGACGGCTTCCCCCGCACCCTGCCCCAGGCCGAGGCCCTGGACGAGCTCCTTAAGGAGACGGGGATGAGGCTTCTTGGGGTGGTGCTGGTGGAGGTGCCGGAGGAGGAGCTTATCAAGCGCATGCTCAGGCGGGCGGAGCTCGAGGGCCGCGCGGACGACAACGAGGAGACCATCCGCCGCCGCCTCGAGGTCTACCGGGAGAAGACCGAGCCGCTGGTGCGCTACTATGGGGAGCGGGGCGTGCTCCGGCGGGTGGAGGGCTTAGGGACCCCCGATGAGGTCTACGCCCGCATCCGGGCCGCCCTGGGAATCTGATGGCCATCAAACTGAAAAGCCCCTGGGAGATCGAGCGCATGCGGGAAGCGGGCGCCCTCCTCACCGAGGTGGTGGAGGAGGTGGGCCGCCACGTGGAGCCCGGCATCACTACCAAGGAGCTGGACCGGATCGCCTACGAGGCCATCAAAAGGCGCAAGGCCAAGCCGGCCTTCCTCGGGCTTTACGGCTTCCCCGCCACCTTGTGCACCTCGGTGAACGAGGTGGTGGTCCACGGCATCCCCTCCGACGAGCCCCTGAAGGAGGGGGACATCCTCTCCGTGGACGTGGGCCTCATCTACGGGGGCTTCGCCGCGGACATGGCCCGCACCTTCCCCGTGGGGCGGGTCTCCCCGGAGGCGGAAAGGCTCATCCGCGACACGGAGGAGGCCTTCTGGGAGGGGTTTAAGTACCTCCGGCCGGGCTACCGCACCGGGGACGTGGGCCACGCGGTGCAGACCTTTTTGGAAGCCCGGGGCTACGGGGTGGTGCGGGAGTTCGTGGGCCACGGGGTGGGGCGGGAGATCCACGAGGACCCCAAGCTCCCCAACTTCGGAAAACCCGGCACCGGCCCCAAGATCCGCCCCGGCATGACCCTGGCCCTGGAGCCCATGGTGACCCTAAGGCCAGCCCCTGTGGTAATATTGGAAGATGGCTGGACGGCGAGCGCCGGTAAGGGCAACCTCGCCGCCCACTACGAGAACACCGTCTTGGTGACGGAGGAGGGCCCGGAGCTTCTCACCGGGAAGCCCCTGGTGCGGGCGAGGTAGGGTATGGCGAAGGAGAAGGACACCATACGGGCGGAGGGCGTGATTACGGAGGCGCTTCCCAACGCGACCTTTCGCGTGAAGCTGGACTCGGGGCCGGAGATTCTGGCCTACATCTCCGGCAAGATGCGCATG harbors:
- a CDS encoding EF-Tu/IF-2/RF-3 family GTPase; translation: MVDDPELLDLVEMEVRDLLNQYEFPGDEVPVIRGSALLALEQMHKNPQTKRGENEWVXRIWEXLDAIDEYIPTPVRDVDKPFLMPVEDVFTITGRGTVATGRIERGKVKVGDEVEIVGLAPETRRTVVTGVEMHRKTLQEGLAGDNVGLLLRGVSREEVERGQVLAKPGSITPHTKFEASVYILKKEEGGRHTGFFSGYRPQFYFRTTDVTGVVELPQGVEMVMPGDNVTFTVELIKPVALEEGLRFAIREGGRTVGAGVVTKILE
- the rpsJ gene encoding 30S ribosomal protein S10, whose translation is MPKIRIKLRGFDHKTLDASAQKIVEAARRSGAQVSGPVPLPTRVRRFTVIRGPFKHKDSREHFELRTHNRLVDIINPNRKTIESLMSLDLPTGVEIEIKTVGGGK
- the rplC gene encoding 50S ribosomal protein L3, whose product is MKGILGTKVGMTRIYKDDRAIPVTVILAGPCPVVQRRTPEKDGYTAVQLGFLPQNPKRVNRPMKGHFAKAGVEPVRILREIRDFSPEKDVVTVDIFQPGERVDITGTSKGRGTAGVMKRWNFAGGPDSHGAHKIHRHPGSIGNRKTPGRVYKGKRMAGRYGAERVTVVNLEVVDVIPEENLLLVKGAVPGPNGGLLIVRETKKVAK
- the rplD gene encoding 50S ribosomal protein L4 encodes the protein MVYQIPVLSSSGTRELSAELPAEINPHLLWEVVRWQLASRRRGTASTKTRGEVAYSSRKIYPQKHTGRARHGDIGAPIFVGGGTVFGPKPRDYSYTLPKKVRKAGLAMAVADRAREGKLLLVEDFAGVNGRTKEFLAWAKGAGLNGEETVLLVAQDERVRRAARNLPWVVTLAPEGLNVYDILRTERLVMDLAAWQAFQARLGGEA
- a CDS encoding 50S ribosomal protein L23; the encoded protein is MKTAYDVILAPVLSEKAYAGFAEGKYTFWVHPKATKTEIKNAVEEAFKVKVVGVNTLKVRGKKKRLGRYMGRRPDRKKAIVQVAPGQKIEALEGLI
- the rplB gene encoding 50S ribosomal protein L2, coding for MGIKKFKPYTPSRRFMTVADFSEITKTEPEKSLVKPLKKTGGRNNQGRITVRFRGGGHKRLYRIIDFKRWDKAGIPAKVAAIEYDPNRSARIALLHYADGEKRYIIAPEGLQVGQQVLSGPDAPIAVGNALPLRFIPVGTVVHAVELEPKKGAKLARSAGTSTQIQGREGDYVILRLPSGELRKVHGECYATVGAVGNADHKNIVLGKAGRTRWLGRKPHVRGAAMNPVDHPHGGGEGRAPRGRPPASPWGWQTKGLKTRKRRKPSSRFIIARRKK
- the rpsS gene encoding 30S ribosomal protein S19, encoding MPRSLKKGVFVDDHLLEKVLELNAKGEKRLIKTWSRRSTIVPEMVGHTIAVYNGKQHVPVYITENMVGHKLGEFAPTRTYRGHGKEAKATKKK
- the rplV gene encoding 50S ribosomal protein L22 encodes the protein MEAKAIARYVRIAPRKVRLVVDLIRGKSLEEARALLRYTPKRGAYHVAKVLESAAANAVNNHDMLEDRLYVKAAFVDEGPALKRVLPRARGRADIIKKKTSHITIILGEKHGK
- the rpsC gene encoding 30S ribosomal protein S3; this encodes MGNKIHPIGFRLGITRDWESRWYAGKRQYRHLLVEDQNIREFLTKELYPAGLARIDIERAADNVAVTVHVAKPGVVIGRGGEKIKVLRDQLSKLTGKNVALNVQEIHNPNLSAPLVAQRVAEQIERRFAVRRAIKQAVQRVMESGAKGAKVIVSGRIGGAEQARTEWAAEGRVPLHTLRANIDYGFALARTTYGVLGVKAYVFLGEVIGGQKSKARPEAPKGEERPRRRRPAVRVKKEE
- the rplP gene encoding 50S ribosomal protein L16, which encodes MLMPRRMKYRKQHRGRMRGAAKGGDYVAFGDYGLVALEPAWITSQQIEAARVAMVRHFRRGGKIFIRIFPDKPYTKKPLEVRMGKGKGNVEGYVAVVKPGRVMFEVAGVTEEQALEALRIAGHKLPIKTKIVRRDAYDEAQ
- the rpmC gene encoding 50S ribosomal protein L29; translated protein: MKLSEVKKALEEARKLSPVELEKLIRQKKRELMELRFQASIGQLSQNHKIRETRKMIARLLTVWNEKRRQNA
- the rpsQ gene encoding 30S ribosomal protein S17 yields the protein MPKKVLTGVVVSDKMQKTVAVLVERQFPHPLYGKVIKRSKKYLAHDPNDEYKVGDVVEIIEARPISKRKRFRVLRRVEEGRMDLVEKYLVRRQNYLSLSKRGGKA
- the rplN gene encoding 50S ribosomal protein L14, producing the protein MIQPQTYLEVADNTGARKIMCIRVLKGSNAKYATVGDVIVASVKEAIPRASVKKGDVVKAVVVRTKKEVKRPDGSAIRFDDNAAVIINNQLEPRGTRVFGPVARELREKGFMKIVSLAPEVL
- the rplX gene encoding 50S ribosomal protein L24 — translated: MQPKLHVKKGDTVLVASGKYKGRTGKVKQVLPKKYAVIVEGVNIVKKAVRPSPKHPQGGFVEQEAPLHASKVRPICPSCGKPTRVRKKVLEDGRKVRACAKCGGVLDVEE
- the rplE gene encoding 50S ribosomal protein L5, which gives rise to MPLEVALKKKYYEEVRPELIRRFGYQNIWEVPRLEKVVVNQGLGEAKEDARILEKAARELALITGQKPAVTRAKKSISNFKLRKGMPIGLRVTLRGDRMWIFLEKLLNVALPRIRDFRGVNPNSFDGRGNYNLGLREQLIFPEITYDMVDALRGMDIAVVTTAKTDEEARALLELLGFPFRK
- a CDS encoding type Z 30S ribosomal protein S14, whose translation is MARKALIEKAKRTPKFKVRAYTRCVRCGRARSVYRYFGICRLCLRELAHKGQLPGVRKASW